The Geomonas agri genome contains the following window.
GCCCAGGCGACGCCTGCTAAAAAGCCCGCACCGGTTCCGGTTCCGGCTGTTCCGGCTGTTCCGGCTGTTCCTGGTGCCCCGGCTGGTCCTGCCCCTGCCGTCGTACCGGCGCCGGTTCCGGGTGCCGCACCGGCCGTTCCGGGTGCTGCCACAGTTCCTGCAGCTGAGGTCCCGGACGCAGCGGGTGGCGCCGAGGGCGAAGCCGCTGTGGAAATTCCCGCTGAGCCGGGCGTGGAAGCCGCAGCTGCCATTCCGGCCCAAACCCCGACTCCCGCCGAGTTGGGGGGCGCTGCAAACGCTGCTGCAGCTGCTGCAGCTGCTGCAGCTGCTGCCGCGCCCAAGGCCACTACGCCGGTCCCGCTGGAGAAGGCCCTGATTGCGCTGAGCCTCCCCTCCTCGGTGAAACTGAACGACCAGTTTGCGGTGCAGGTCAATGCCTCGGGGATGAAAGACCTGGAGAAGGCGGTGTTCGTACTAAGTTACGACCCGAAGGTCCTCGAGGTGATGGCGCAAACCGAAGGGGACATGCTCAAGGCGAGTGGCAAACCATCGACCTTCCAATCCTTTGCCGACAAGAAGAAGGGGGAGGTGTGGATGTCGGGTAGCAAGGGCGAGGGGGGCAGCGGTAACGGTGTGCTGGCCCTGGTCACCTTCAAGGCGATCGGGCAGGGGAGCACCCCGCTTTCCTTCTCCAACACCAGCTTCACCCAAAAGGGGGGAGGAGCGCTCGCCGTGACCCCGTTCAAGTCGGTAGTGGAGGTAAAGTAGCCCTAGGGCTCACGCCGCAATGTGCAAGATCCTTAAAGATAAAAGGGGAGTCAGCCTGATCGAGATGGTGGTGACCATGGTCATCCTCACCTTGCTCGCCTCGCTGATCGTGCCGTCGGCCCAGATGGCCTCCAAGCGGACCAAAGAGCTCGAGCTCAGAAGGAACCTGCGCGAGATCAGGACCGCCATAGACGAGTACAAGAAAAACTACGACAAGGCGCAGTCGGACCAGAAGACGGTACAGGTGCTGAATGCGACGGGCTACCCCAAGACCCTCGACCTGCTGGTGGAGGGAGATGATTTCGGTGGCTTGGTCAAGGAGAAGAAGAAGTTCCTGCGCCGCATCCCCAGTGACCCCTTCCACAAGGCCCAGGAGGGGGATCCCAAATGGGGGATGCGCTCTCATGCCGACGAGCATGACAGCACAACGTGGGGGGGGGAGGATGTCTTCGACGTCTATTCCCTTAGCGACGGCGTTGCCATCGACGGTACGAAATACAAGGACTGGTGAACCTCATGTTGAAGAGGATACTCAAGAGTCAGAGGGGTTTTACGCTGATAGAACTGATGATTGTCATGACAGTCATCGGCATTCTGGCGGCAATCAGCGTTCCCAATTACCAGTGGGGCATCATAAGGGCTCGCGAGGCGGTGCTGCGGGAAGACCTTTACACCATGCGCTCCACCATCGACCAGTACTATGCCGACCAGGGCAAGTACCCCGAGACACTGCAGGAACTGGTGGACAACAAGAACAAGTATCTCAGGGAGATACCCAAGGATCCCTTTACCAAATCCAAGGAGACCTGGGTAGTCACGGCGCCTCCTCCGACAGAGACCCCTACCGAAGGGGGCACTGGCGGGGTCTACGACGTGCACAGCGGTTCCACCCTGGTCGGCAGCGACGGCAAGCCGTACAACGAATGGTAGTTACGAGGCTTATAGACTGATGATTCAAATGCACAATGTTTTCATGTCGTACCAGCCCGAAGCGAGCGCGCTCGCCGACATCAACCTCAAGATCCCCAAAGGGGATTTTGTATTTTTGACCGGGCAGTCCGGGGCGGGCAAGTCGACCCTGCTCAAACTGATCTACGCCGATCTCACCCCCACCCGCGGACAGGTGCTGATCGACGGGGTCAACCTGACCCGGCTTTCGCGCTCCCAGGTTCCCCTGCTGCGCCGCTCCATCGGGGTGGTGTTCCAGGACTACAAGCTGCTCCCCAACAGGACCGTGCTGGAGAACGTGGCCATCACCCTGGAAGTGCTCGGGTGGGGCAAGCGCGACATCGGCAAGAAGGTCTACCACATCCTGAAAAGGATGGGGATCGAGGACAAGATCAACGCGACGCCCTTGAGGCTTTCCGGCGGCGAGCAGCAGCGCGTGGCGCTGGCGCGCGCCCTGGTAAACGACCCCAAGATCCTGGTCGCCGACGAGCCGACCGGCAACCTTGATGACGAGAACAAGGAGGCGATCCTCTCCATCTTCAAGGAGGCCAACAACCGCGGCACCACTGTGGTGGTGGCGACCCACGACCGCCGCGTGATCGAGAACTCCCACCGCAGGGTGATCAGGCTGGACAAGGGGAGCATCGTGCACACCCCCGATTTCCTGGTCGGCCAGCCCGCGCCGGCGGCCCCCGTGCTGGAGGTGCCCGATGTCCAAGGCTAACAAGGGGGCGGTTCGCCCCAAGCTTGAACAGGAAGGTTTCTTCGGCAGGCTCTCCTATTTC
Protein-coding sequences here:
- a CDS encoding type II secretion system protein, with product MCKILKDKRGVSLIEMVVTMVILTLLASLIVPSAQMASKRTKELELRRNLREIRTAIDEYKKNYDKAQSDQKTVQVLNATGYPKTLDLLVEGDDFGGLVKEKKKFLRRIPSDPFHKAQEGDPKWGMRSHADEHDSTTWGGEDVFDVYSLSDGVAIDGTKYKDW
- a CDS encoding type IV pilin protein, encoding MLKRILKSQRGFTLIELMIVMTVIGILAAISVPNYQWGIIRAREAVLREDLYTMRSTIDQYYADQGKYPETLQELVDNKNKYLREIPKDPFTKSKETWVVTAPPPTETPTEGGTGGVYDVHSGSTLVGSDGKPYNEW
- the ftsE gene encoding cell division ATP-binding protein FtsE — translated: MIQMHNVFMSYQPEASALADINLKIPKGDFVFLTGQSGAGKSTLLKLIYADLTPTRGQVLIDGVNLTRLSRSQVPLLRRSIGVVFQDYKLLPNRTVLENVAITLEVLGWGKRDIGKKVYHILKRMGIEDKINATPLRLSGGEQQRVALARALVNDPKILVADEPTGNLDDENKEAILSIFKEANNRGTTVVVATHDRRVIENSHRRVIRLDKGSIVHTPDFLVGQPAPAAPVLEVPDVQG